CGACCCGACGCAGTTGCCGCCGCTGCAGGAGACCATCGACGCCGACGCGGTCGCGACCCTGCTAGACGGGGCCGACGACTCCGTCGCCGTCGAATTCACGTATCTCGGGCATACGGTCGTCGTCCGCGGGGACGGCACGTTCAGCGTCGATCCGCTGGGTGACTGCCGGCCGTCCGTCGAGACCTGACGGCACCGTCTTCGGCCCGTTGCACGGGGGCGCGACCCAGGTACACGCGATGACGCGTTTCTCTTTCCGTCACGTCGTCCCGGTGTCGCTCCCCGCGTCGGGCGTCGGCGTCGCGTCGCCGGCCCGGCGGTCGTTCCGCCGCCGACGGTAGCCGCCCGTCATGACGCCGAGCAGCGCCCCGAGACCGATCAGGAACACGAGGAGGCCGAACAGGCCACCCAGCAGCGGCACCTGCGTCACCAGCGCGACGACGACGAGGCCGACGACGAGCGCCAGCCAGCGGCTGTCTATTTCGGTCAGCGCGAGCAGCGCCACGCCCACGACGAACGCGCCGTACACGCTCCCGAGCCACGCGAGCAGGAGGAAGAGCAGCAACCAGGCGAAGGCGATGGGGAGGCCGATGATCGTGATCGCAAACAGGACGAACACGATCGGTGCGGCGATCACGGCCAACAGCCCGAGCCCGCCCGACCGGAGCGGCCTGTCGACGCCGTGCTCGCCGACGCGTGCCGAGAAGGCGGGCAGGGCGAGCAACAGCAGCGCGCCGAGCAGGAAGTTCATCAGAAGCCCGAACAGCGTCCCGAGCCAGGGCACCGTCGGCAGTTCCGGCCCCACCGACAGCGACCCGTCCTGGATCGTCTCGCCGCCCACCGTGCCGCCGTCGGCGACGGTGAGGGTCCCGTCGTAGCGGAGGTCGCCCTCGACCGTGCCGGTCTCCGTGACCGTGATCGTCCCGGCGGCCAGCCGCGCGCTGTCGACGGTGCCGGCGATGGTGACCGTCCCTCCGGCGGCCTCCAGCGTCCCGCCGACGGTGCCGTTGGTGCCGACCTCGACGTTGCCGCCGACGGCCATCACGTCGCCGCCCACGTCGCCAGTGATCCGGACGTTCCCCGCGAACGACTCCACGTCGCCCCGAACCTCGCCACGGATGATCACGTTGCCGGCGAACGCCTGCAGGTCGCCGGTGACGGTCCCCCTGACGATCACGTTGCCGGCGCTGGCCGAGAGGTCGTCGTCTATCGTCTCCCCTTCCTCGACGACGACGGTGTCGCCCGTGCGGTTCTCGTCGGCGGCAACAACCCCCGGCAGGAGCGCGACGACGACGAGCACCGCCAGCACGAGCGCGATCGGGCGCGAACCCCTCCCCCACAGCGAGCCGCTGTCCCCTGTCATACTCATCCGACCACGGACGCGACCAAAAGTGTAATCCATGCAACCTGAGAGGTACGGCGTCGGTCTCGGGGGCTTTATGCCCGTCAGGGGCTTTGCCGGGAGTATGAGCACGGCGGACGCCGAGGCCGACGACGCGTCGGGGCGATCGGAGATCTGGATCGAGAAGTACCGGCCCGAGACGCTCGACGACGTGGTCGGCCAGGCGGAGATCACCGACCGACTGCGGAGCTACATCGAGCGCGACGACCTGCCCAACCTCATGTTCTCGGGCGAGGCGGGCATCGGCAAGACGACCTCCGCGATCGCCATCGCCCGCGCGGTGTACGGCGACGACTGGCAGGAGAACTTCCTCGAACTCAACGCCTCCGACGAGCGCGGCATCGACGTGGTCCGGGGTCGGATCAAGGACTTCGCGCGGGCGAGCTTCGGCGACTACGACTACCGGATCATCTTCCTCGACGAGGCCGACTCGCTGACCAGCGACGCCCAGTCCGCGCTCCGCCGGACGATGGAGCAGTTCTCGGGCAACACGCGTTTCATCCTCTCGTGTAACTACTCCAGCCAGATCATCGACCCGATCCAGTCCCGGTGTGCCGTCTTCCGGTTCTCGCCGCTGTCTGACGAGGCCGTCGAGCAGGAGGTGCGCCGCATCGCCGACGAGGAGGGGATCGAGGTGACACAGGACGGGGTCGACGCCATCGCGTACGCCGCCGACGGCGACAT
The genomic region above belongs to Halostella salina and contains:
- a CDS encoding HalOD1 output domain-containing protein, which encodes MSSAKCARQAAQEGEPILGVVEAVAEREGTDPTQLPPLQETIDADAVATLLDGADDSVAVEFTYLGHTVVVRGDGTFSVDPLGDCRPSVET
- a CDS encoding bactofilin family protein; the encoded protein is MTGDSGSLWGRGSRPIALVLAVLVVVALLPGVVAADENRTGDTVVVEEGETIDDDLSASAGNVIVRGTVTGDLQAFAGNVIIRGEVRGDVESFAGNVRITGDVGGDVMAVGGNVEVGTNGTVGGTLEAAGGTVTIAGTVDSARLAAGTITVTETGTVEGDLRYDGTLTVADGGTVGGETIQDGSLSVGPELPTVPWLGTLFGLLMNFLLGALLLLALPAFSARVGEHGVDRPLRSGGLGLLAVIAAPIVFVLFAITIIGLPIAFAWLLLFLLLAWLGSVYGAFVVGVALLALTEIDSRWLALVVGLVVVALVTQVPLLGGLFGLLVFLIGLGALLGVMTGGYRRRRNDRRAGDATPTPDAGSDTGTT
- a CDS encoding replication factor C small subunit, with the protein product MSTADAEADDASGRSEIWIEKYRPETLDDVVGQAEITDRLRSYIERDDLPNLMFSGEAGIGKTTSAIAIARAVYGDDWQENFLELNASDERGIDVVRGRIKDFARASFGDYDYRIIFLDEADSLTSDAQSALRRTMEQFSGNTRFILSCNYSSQIIDPIQSRCAVFRFSPLSDEAVEQEVRRIADEEGIEVTQDGVDAIAYAADGDMRKAINALQAAAVMGETVDEDAVFTITSTARPEEVREMVTTALDGDFVAARATLDELLTEKGIAGGDVIDQLHRSVWEFDLDDEAAVRVMDRVGEADYRITEGANERVQLEALLASLALEK